In the Phaeobacter piscinae genome, CGCGCGGCGCGCCCGCGGCACACCCAGGATCGCCGGACGGCTCCTGCGCCGCGTCGTGGACTTCGCGGTTGTCGAGGGCGATGGCACCATCACCCGGGAGCTGGCCGATGGCGCTCTGACGCGGCTCGGGGTGGATCAGCTGGGTCTGGACGGCGCCGACCGGCGCTATCTGCGGATGGTGGCAGAGAACTATGGCGGTGGACCTGTCGGGATCGAAACCATGTCCGCTGCGCTGAGCGAAAGCCGCGACGCGCTGGAGGAGGTGATCGAACCTTACCTGCTGCAACAGGGGCTGATTCAGCGCACGCCGCGCGGCCGAATGCTGGCGCATAAGGCCTGGACCCACCTTGGATTGACGCCACCGCGGGGGCAGGGCGACCTGTTGCTATAGGGCGCCACCTGATGTGGCCCAGCGTCAGCATGCGCGCGGGTTGGCGTCAAATCCGCCGCAAAGGGTTAAGGTGGCTTTGAAGAATTGGATTCAATTTTAGCGTATGTTTCGCACGCGAAACATTTGGTCACGGCTGCTGACCTACGTGGCAAACCCTGATGGACGCGCCGCGCCCCACGCGTCGCGGCCTCCGGCGGGGATATTTCAGGCCAGCAGATGCAGGGCAGGGGCCGGTCGCAACCCTTGTCGTTGATCTCGCAAGCGGGCATTAAGCCCCCATAAGACCGCAGTCCGAGTGGAGAGCCGTATAATGACCCCAGCCGAGATCGAAGCCCTGTTTACCCGCACCGATGGCGCTTATGCCTTTGCCCGCTGGGGGCGACCGATTGCACCGATTGTCTTTGGGGTGGAGGACAGCACGCTGGCCACCGTCAAGGGCGCGATCGAGGCGGTGGTGACCCTTGCCGGGCATCAGATGGCGGAGACTGATCCCGAGCTGGGATCGAACCTGATGGTGTTTTTCTTCCGCGACTGGGACGAGTTGACAGGCGTGCCGGATCTGGACCGGCTGATCCCGGATCTGGCCCCGCTGGTGGCGCGTCTGAAACAGGCAGATGCCAGCCAGTACCGCGCGTTTCGGTTTGACGATCAGGGCGGCATTCAGGCCTGTTTCGTGTTCCTGCGCATGGCCGGTGCTATGGCAAAACTGCCGGCCGAAACCCTGGCGCTGACGCAGGCGGTGCAGATGATGCTGACCTGGGGTGACAGCGCCTTTGCCGAGACCTCGCCGCTGGCGGTGCTGCCGGACACCGGCGCCACCATTCTGCGGCCCGAGATTGCCGGGGTGATTGCGGCTGCCTATGATCGGATGATGCCGGTTGCTGCCGCCGACCGCTCCCATGCGCTGCGCCTGTTTGCGCGGCTGCAAGCGCCGGTAACGCCGCCCGCAGATGACGCCAACCCGACCCGGCACTGAGCCGTCGCCAGAGAGGCCCAGACAGATGATCCACCGCTTCCCGGTTCGGGTATATTACGAAGACACCGACATGGGCGGGATCGTCTATCACGCCAATTATCTGCGCTTCATAGAACGAGCGCGCAGCGATTGGGTGCGCAACCTTGGCAATGATCAGAATGCCATGCGCGACGCCGGGCTTATCTGGGTGGTGCGCCGGATTGAGGCGGATTACCTAGCACCTGCTAAATTCGACGAGGCGCTGCGGATCGAGACCGAAGTGCAGAAGGTGACACCAGCGCGGCTCACCATGTCGCAGCAGGTGTTCCGTGGTGAGACCGAGCTGTTTCGCGCGATTGTCACCGTGGTTTGCGTCAATGCCGAGAGCGGTGCGCCGATCCGCCTTCCGGCAGAGATTCGCGCATTGCTGTAACAATTGCTGCTCTCACAGCTGTTTCATTGGCTTTTGGCCTTGAACTGCGATAGCCTTTTGCCAAATGAAAGCCGGAAAACGGCTGAAAGACGGCCAAAAACATAGAGCAGGTCCATGGAAGCAGAAACTCTGGCGTTGGCGCAGGAGATTGATTTCTCCATGTGGGGGCTATTTGAACGGGCGACCCTGACGGTCAAACTGGTGATGCTGATGCTGGTTGGCTCGTCGATCTGGTCCTGGGCCATTATCCTGCAGAAACTGATCAATTATCGCCTTGCCCGGCGCGAGGCGGCGGAGTTTGATCGCGCCTTCTGGTCGGGAGAGCCGCTGGATGGTCTGTTCGATCAGATCGGTCCGCAGCCCAAGGGGCAGTCGCAACGGATCTTTGCCGCTGGCATGACCGAATGGCGGCGCAGTCACCGCACCGACGGGGCGTTGATTGCCGGCGCGCAGGCGCGGATCGAACGGTCGATGGATGTCGCCATCGCCAAGGAAAGCGAACACGTCCAGAGCGGTCTGTCGATCCTGGCCACTGTTGGCTCTACCGCGCCTTTTGTTGGGCTGTTCGGCACCGTCTGGGGCATCATGACCGCCTTTATCGAGATTGCGGAGCAGCAGAACACCAACCTCGCCGTTGTGGCGCCGGGCATTGCCGAGGCGCTGATGGCGACCGGTCTGGGGCTGCTGGCGGCGATTCCGGCGGTGATTTTCTACAACAAGCTGAGCGCGGACAGCGACCGGATCATCGGCAGCTATGAGGCCTTTGCTGATGAGTTTGCCACCATCCTCAGCCGTCAGCTGGATTCCTGATCCATGGGGGCCTCGGTTCAACCTTCCGCCGCCAACGGGCGACGCCGGGGACGGCGGCGCAGCCGTGCGCGGCCGATGGCGGAAATCAACGTCACGCCCTTTGTTGATGTGATGCTGGTATTGCTGATCATCTTCATGGTGGCCGCCCCTTTGATGACCGTGGGTGTGCCGGTGGAGTTGCCGAAAACCGCCGCCGGGGCCTTGCCCGGGGATGAGGAAGAGCCGCTGACCGTGACCATGACCGCCGGTGGTGAAATCCAGATCCAGACCACGCCTGTGGCCCCGGATGAGTTGATCGCCAAACTGCGCGCCATCGCGGCGGAGCGGTCCTCCGATCAGGTGTTCCTGCGTGCCGACGGGGCAATCCCTTATGAGGCGGTGATGCAGGTGATGGGCGCGCTGAACGCCGGTGGGTTCTCCAGCGTTGGGCTGGTGACCGATGTGGGTGGTCCGAGCCTTGACGGGCGGGCCGTCGACGATACCGGGCAATAGGCGGGGCACGGGTGTGCAGACCGGAACCAAGATCTCTCTTGCAGGCCACGGATTGCTGGCGGGCTGGGTTGTGTTCGGCGCCTGGTTTCCGTCTGAACCCCTGCCATTGGCGGTGCAGGATGTCGCGATCATCTCGACCGAGGAGTTCGCGCGTCTGAGCCAGCAGCGCGCGGCACCGGTGGTTACGGATACCGCAGGGGATCTGAGCCAGCCAGACCCGGATCCCGCGCCGGAGGTGACCCCGCCAACCCCGCCCGCGCCAGAGCCGCAGATCACCCAGCCCGAACCGGTGACTGTGCCTGATCCAGATCCTGAACTGACGGAGCGACCCGAACCGCAGCCGGTCGAGCCGACGCCGCCGGTGGCCGCGCCATCGCCACCGGATGTGCCGGATAGCACCAGCGTGACGCCCCAGCTGACCGAACGCCCGCAGCTGCGCCCGGTTGATCGGGTTGCGCCAACACCTGTAGCACCACCGGAACCGGACACCCAGATTGCTGATGTGGCACAACCCGAAGTGTCCGATGAGGTCGGGACCGAGCCGGCACAGGAGGCCCAGCAGGCCACCGCCGAGGCGGCGGCCAACGACCGGATCGTGACCGAGGAAGTTGAGGCCGAGACCGAGCAGGTGGCCAGCGCCGCCCCCGCGCAGTCCCTGCGCCCGCGGCGGCGCCCGGATCGGCCCACGCCAGCGGCCCAGCCCGAACCTGAGCCCGCATCTGAGCCTGAAACTGGGCAAGAGCCGGAACCTGCTGACCCCGCAACAGATCCAACCCCGGATCGCTCTGATGCGGTGGAGGATGCTCTCGCGGCCGCCCTCGCCGGTGGCGGCGAAGTAGACGCGCCGGAACCCTCTGGCCCGCCGCTGACCAGTGGCGAGAAGGACGCGCTGCGGGTTGCGGTGCAGCAATGCTGGAACGTTGGCTCGCTCTCGTCGGAGGCGCTGCGCACCACCGTTGTGGTCTCCGTCGCACTGACACAGGATGGCCGTCCTGAGGAGGGCAGCATTCGGATGTTGTCCAGTACCGGGGGATCAGGATCGGCGGCCAATCAGGCCTTCGGCGCGGCGCGACGGGCGATTTTGCGCTGCGGTGCGCGCGGCTTCCAACTTCCGTCTGACAAATATGCGCAATGGCGTAATATCGAAATGACCTTCAATCCCGAAAGGATGCGGATCAAATGAGGACATATCTGGCAACGCTCGTGATGGGCGCGACCCTGCTGGGAGCGGCGGTGATGACGTCTGCTCTGCCTGCGCAGGCACAGGATGGCCCCTTGCGGATCGAAATCACCGACGGGGTGATCGAACCCTTGCCCTATGCGGTGCCCGGCTTTGTGCCCGAAACCCCTGCTGCGGCGGAACTGGCGCGCGATATCTCGCGGGTGATTGCAGCGGACCTGAGCGGCACCGGCCTGTTTCGCGAGGTGCCGGCCTCGGCCCATATCTCCAAAGTCACCGATTTTGACGCCGCCGTGTCCTATGCCGACTGGAAGGCGGTGAATGCGCAGGCGCTGATCACCGGCGCGCTCAGCGTCAATGGCAACCGTCTGACAGTGCGGTTCCGGGGCTATGATGTCTTTGCGGAGAAGGAACTGGGCACCGGGCTGCAATTCTCCGGCACCACCGATGGCTGGCGGCGCATGGCGCATAAGGTGGCGGATGTGATCTACAGCCGCATCACCGGCGAGAGCGGCTATTTCGACAGCCGTGTGGTGTTTGTCTCCGAAAGCGGTCCGAAGAATGACCGGCGCAAGCGGCTGGCGATCATGGATTACGATGGCGCCAATGTGCAGTATCTGACCAACAGCGCCTCCATCGTGCTGGCGCCGCGATTCTCCCCCACCGGTGACCGGGTGCTTTATACCAGCTATGAGAGCGGCTTCCCCCAGATCCACGTGCTGGATGTGGGCAGCGTTCAACGCCGG is a window encoding:
- the ybgC gene encoding tol-pal system-associated acyl-CoA thioesterase, giving the protein MIHRFPVRVYYEDTDMGGIVYHANYLRFIERARSDWVRNLGNDQNAMRDAGLIWVVRRIEADYLAPAKFDEALRIETEVQKVTPARLTMSQQVFRGETELFRAIVTVVCVNAESGAPIRLPAEIRALL
- the tolQ gene encoding protein TolQ yields the protein MEAETLALAQEIDFSMWGLFERATLTVKLVMLMLVGSSIWSWAIILQKLINYRLARREAAEFDRAFWSGEPLDGLFDQIGPQPKGQSQRIFAAGMTEWRRSHRTDGALIAGAQARIERSMDVAIAKESEHVQSGLSILATVGSTAPFVGLFGTVWGIMTAFIEIAEQQNTNLAVVAPGIAEALMATGLGLLAAIPAVIFYNKLSADSDRIIGSYEAFADEFATILSRQLDS
- the tolR gene encoding protein TolR yields the protein MGASVQPSAANGRRRGRRRSRARPMAEINVTPFVDVMLVLLIIFMVAAPLMTVGVPVELPKTAAGALPGDEEEPLTVTMTAGGEIQIQTTPVAPDELIAKLRAIAAERSSDQVFLRADGAIPYEAVMQVMGALNAGGFSSVGLVTDVGGPSLDGRAVDDTGQ
- a CDS encoding energy transducer TonB, which gives rise to MQTGTKISLAGHGLLAGWVVFGAWFPSEPLPLAVQDVAIISTEEFARLSQQRAAPVVTDTAGDLSQPDPDPAPEVTPPTPPAPEPQITQPEPVTVPDPDPELTERPEPQPVEPTPPVAAPSPPDVPDSTSVTPQLTERPQLRPVDRVAPTPVAPPEPDTQIADVAQPEVSDEVGTEPAQEAQQATAEAAANDRIVTEEVEAETEQVASAAPAQSLRPRRRPDRPTPAAQPEPEPASEPETGQEPEPADPATDPTPDRSDAVEDALAAALAGGGEVDAPEPSGPPLTSGEKDALRVAVQQCWNVGSLSSEALRTTVVVSVALTQDGRPEEGSIRMLSSTGGSGSAANQAFGAARRAILRCGARGFQLPSDKYAQWRNIEMTFNPERMRIK
- the tolB gene encoding Tol-Pal system beta propeller repeat protein TolB, with product MRTYLATLVMGATLLGAAVMTSALPAQAQDGPLRIEITDGVIEPLPYAVPGFVPETPAAAELARDISRVIAADLSGTGLFREVPASAHISKVTDFDAAVSYADWKAVNAQALITGALSVNGNRLTVRFRGYDVFAEKELGTGLQFSGTTDGWRRMAHKVADVIYSRITGESGYFDSRVVFVSESGPKNDRRKRLAIMDYDGANVQYLTNSASIVLAPRFSPTGDRVLYTSYESGFPQIHVLDVGSVQRRVLSADNGIMSFAPRFAPDGRTVVYSQSQGGNTDIFTMNIDTGARTRLTSAPSIETAPSFSPDGSQIVFESDRSGAPQLYVMAATGGEARRISFGAGRYGTPVWSPRGDMIAFTKQNKGRFHIGVMRTDGSEERLLTASFLDEGPTWSPNGRVIMFTRETQGASGRALLYSVDVSGRNLKPVRTPDGASDPAWSPLQN